The Henningerozyma blattae CBS 6284 chromosome 9, complete genome DNA segment TCGTATCTCTTTGTTTATTCGAACTAGCAAAGCCCAATCGAACAAGCCAAAAACCCATTAACACACCATcaactatatatatataataaattcacATTGATAAAAAGTGTacacttttttttagaaaaaaaagaaaagaaaaccCATTTCCCTCCATCTCCCCTCCCCCTCACCTCCCATCCCCTCCCTCTCCACATATAATTCTATCACTCCTTTAAAACCCCAATGCTAAGACTTTCTTCAAGACTATCCACCACCACTCAAGTCTCACCTCGTCTATTTTTAAGATTAAACTCCACCACCGCCACATCTTTCAAGATCCCAACTACTCAAAAAGCTGTGGTCTTTTATGAAAATGGTGGTCcattaaaatatacaacTATCCCAGTCCCAAAACCAAAaccaaatgaaattttaattaatgtcAAATATTCAGGTGTTTGTCATACTGATTTACACGCTTGGAAAGGTGATTGGCCATTGGCTGTCAAATTACCTTTAGTTGGTGGTCATGAAGGTGCTGGTGTTGTTGTAGCTAAAGGTTCTgaagtgaaaaatttcgAAATCGGTGATTATGCAGGTATTAAATGGCTAAATGGTTCTTGTATGTCTTGTGAATTATGTGAAAAGGGATTTGAATCCAATTGTGAACAAGCTGATTTATCAGGTTATACTCATGATGGTTCTTTCCAACAATACGCTACAGCTGATGCTGTTCAAGCTGCTCATATCCCTAAAAACGTCGATTTAGCAGAAGTTGCACCAATCTTATGTGCTGGTGTTACTGTTTATAAAGCTTTAAAAACTGCTGATGTTAAACCAGGTCAATGGGTAGCCATTTCAGGTGCCTGTGGTGGTTTAGGTTCCTTAGCAGTCCAATATGCAAAGGCAATGGGTCTTAGAGTCGTTGGTATCGATGGTGGtgatgaaaagaaaaaactaTTCCACAGTTTAGGTGGTGACATCTTTGTTGATTTCACAAAGACTCATTCCATTGTTAAAGATATTCAAGACGTCACAAACGGTGGTCCACATGGTGTCATTAACGTCTCTGTCTCAGAATTGGCTACTTCCATGTCTACAGAATACGTCAGACCTGCAGGTACCGTTGTCTTAGTTGGGTTACCAGCCAACTCTTATGTTAAATCAGAAGTCTTTTCTCACGTTGTTAAATCTATTAACATTAAAGGTTCTTATGTTGGTAACAGAGCCGACACAAGAGAAGCTCTAGATTTCTTCCAAAGAGGTTTAGTCAAATCACCAATCAAAATCGTTGGTTTAAGTGAATTGCCAATGGTTTACGAATTGATGgctcaaaataaaatcttgGGTAGATATGTCTTGGACACTTCAAAAtaatcatcttcattatattctccttttttttttataaaaaagaaaaaaaaaaaattgcaagtaaattcaatttcccatatatatatatatgtttatacctatatatatactttttatttccCATCACTTTTATTCGACTCTTCCCTGTACATTactttcttattattttattttaattttgattattttttttttaaaggtaaaaaaaggcgtttatttatatatatatatatattacaaatgatttttattattttactaaaaaaaacaaaaatggGTCTATGCACTTGAATGTTTCATCTCAGTCTCTAAGATGACACGATTAATATCCTCATTCAATTGTGCAAAAATCTTTACCATCTCATCGTCAACTGTATACTTACCCTTCTTTTtaacaattattaaactcatatcatcattattactCTCAATCCCAATTTGGAACTTAAAATTACCCTTGATAAATTCACATTCGTATTCAACTTTTGTACTACTGCTCTTCATACTTTTTAACCCTAATTTATTCTTAGAACGATGGCTCTTGGGTTTATTATGTTTGATTCCTTGTTTCTCCATTTCATTCAACATTAATTTATGTGCATTGTCaaactttaattttgtACGATGTGTCTTGACCAATACAACTGTTTGTTTCGAACTCATTGAACtactgttattattactattattattactgcCAAACCCACTAAACATCTTGGTAAACCAATTACTTTTCTTTGCGTGGGtagtgttattatttttcgaTCCCTTAGTAATAGTATCGGTCTCTTTGGATTTAGTATTggattttgtaaaattatttgttaaCGGTACCGGAGGTTTCGTAGTAGGTGGAGGTAATGGTGCTTTTCTAACTGGTGGAGCTGGAATAGAAGGAATAGGTGGTGGTATTTGGTTGTTGTTTTTATGCTCAATATTTGTGTCGTCTTTTCTATGTtctttcatattattattattacttggATTCAATACAATCTTAGGAATAACTTTCTTATTAGATTCCGTTTCCTTTTCAGTAGCAACCGGTTGATAAGGATGTTTACTACCACTAACTTGACGACTCTTGTTATCATTGAATTGTGAAATgtcattatcatttttcttctccttatttaataattctgcTGGTATACTAATTTGTTCAGAaacatcttcatcttcattatgGGTATTTTCCATGgatatattctttaattgattcaatttattctccattgaattatttgaagtgGTTGCAGAAACAAAATTctcttcttcaaataacaTGGTAactctattatttttatttctattgcCGTCAGTATCATGATATTCATCTGTACCTTCTTCAATTATATTACCATTCGTTTTGCAAATATCTGAAGTTTCTTTGTCGAGATCTTGCATAATTCCTTGTGATAAGAGTTCATTTGGATTTATCATAGAAGTATCTTCTTGATCTTCATCCAAATCTTTAAACATCGACATTAAACTCTTGGAAATACCCAACGATAAATGTTTCCCATTAGAATTAGTAGCTACTTTAGACCACCTTTTTTGAATCGAATGATTTCTTTGAACTATTAATGGTTTCTCAGGTGAGTTTTGGAATTTAGATAAAATCTCTTCAGTGGTCTTTCTTGGTAAATTAGCATTAGCGGTActgttattattcaaatataggCTAACTCTAACATTGGTTTCAGGTAAAATGACATTAGAAGTATTTAAAGTGTCGATAGAGACAGCTTTCTTATGAATATTACCTTGGTAATCACTACATGATGATCCAGTCTCCATAGATGATGAATCAGTTGGCGCATcctcaaaaatattaattgtaCCATTTTCTGTAGTAGTATTGGTAACATTAGTATTGGTTGGTAATTGTGACATTTCTAATGCTTGTGATGATCTCATATCTGAAATAGATTTGTCTTTATTAACAGCAATTACACTAGCAATTTCATTCATAGCAGTGTGAGTATCGTCCTTTGCAATATCTGATTCTTCAGATTTAGAAATTCCATCAATACTTGGAATACTAACGtcttgaaaattaaaattattaccattagaAACTTTGACATATTGAGCAGTATAAGTCGCAGATGGCATTTCATTAGCATATGATATACTAGAGTAATCCGATAGATGTGGATCTAAATGAGATATTCTATTTTCTACTGGAGCAGGTTGACCTTCTACTTGTCTCattaaattagatttaGGTGTCAATGATATTTTGGTCGATTGCTTTCTTAGAGGCACTGCCGAACTTAATTGACTATATCTCTTAGTACTGGATATTATCTCATCAGAGTTTGTATCTCCTAAAAGATCAGTTAAATTTCTAAAAGTCATGGAAGAATTCAATAAAGATGATGGCATTTTCAGTAAAGGATGTTCAATGGCACTTGACTCAGCCAAGACACTTTGTCTATTCAAATCTAATTCGAatctatttgaattagtatCTTCTAATGGAGTGCTCATGTGTGGAGtactatttattaaatttcttgATTCTTTTTGAACTTTAAGAGATGCATTTCTTCTTTCTCTTTGAGTATTTTGAATCTTGGTAAACCATTGATCATCATCTTGTTCTTTAATAGATTGTAAAAACGAGTTTCTATTAGTTCTTGAAACACCAGAAGAGTGCAAAAGACTAGTGACAAGAGAttcgttattattattactattattattattacctgAGAGAGATCTTTTTGGATCCAATGATGAATGagaattattagttgttTGTAAATTGAGAGCAGATATTGGACTTGGTTCCATCTTTGTaacataattatttttctttatcttaagttcatcattttcaacaAGTTCATGGGTTGGGGTATGGaatatatcattatttatattgtttttcttaataatattggaaAGGCCAGTTGTATATTCAGCAGCATATTCAGAATAAGATGGATCATCTAAATGTAAACTAGGTAAATTCATTGATTCTGAAGCCAAAGATGGCTGTTCAGATGATGATCGGCTAAAATATGAGTCATTCTTTGATTGGTTATGAGTATCAGGAGATGTGTTTCTAAATTGGAATGCAGGTTGAATGTTTCGTACTTCTTTGACATATACACCTTCTTCTTTAAGTACAGggatattattttgtgtTTTATAACCTTCTTGGGCATTGGTAATGGTTCCGtgtgaaatatttgatgagACATCAGTGAAGTCTTCACCATTTGAGGTTTTATTATCTTGTGGAGATtcagttatttttttcataccttcaccaaataatatttgatcacataaatcttcaaaattcACACTTCCTAAAGTAGTAGGTAATGGTGGTAGATCT contains these protein-coding regions:
- the ADH3 gene encoding alcohol dehydrogenase ADH3 (similar to Saccharomyces cerevisiae ADH3 (YMR083W); ancestral locus Anc_2.480); this encodes MLRLSSRLSTTTQVSPRLFLRLNSTTATSFKIPTTQKAVVFYENGGPLKYTTIPVPKPKPNEILINVKYSGVCHTDLHAWKGDWPLAVKLPLVGGHEGAGVVVAKGSEVKNFEIGDYAGIKWLNGSCMSCELCEKGFESNCEQADLSGYTHDGSFQQYATADAVQAAHIPKNVDLAEVAPILCAGVTVYKALKTADVKPGQWVAISGACGGLGSLAVQYAKAMGLRVVGIDGGDEKKKLFHSLGGDIFVDFTKTHSIVKDIQDVTNGGPHGVINVSVSELATSMSTEYVRPAGTVVLVGLPANSYVKSEVFSHVVKSINIKGSYVGNRADTREALDFFQRGLVKSPIKIVGLSELPMVYELMAQNKILGRYVLDTSK
- the HSL1 gene encoding protein kinase HSL1 (similar to Saccharomyces cerevisiae HSL1 (YKL101W); ancestral locus Anc_2.479), whose translation is MTTLAAPLPNPPCINNTSITPDSSQIVSNSNIERVIKSVTDATKRLSQAESTISTNANTQSSKRKTRDTVGPWKLGKTLGKGSSGRVRLAKNMKTGQLAAIKIVPKNFHSKKKRQDSPAKSLSSSPDKPYTTHSNETNPSNNSYGIEREIVIMKLISHPNVMGLYEVWENKSELYLVLEYVDGGELFDYLVSRGKLPEREAVHYFKQIIQGVAYCHAFNICHRDLKPENLLLDKKNKIIKIADFGMAALEVSDKLLSTSCGSPHYASPEIVMGKSYHGSPTDVWSCGIILFALLTGHLPFNHDNIKKLLLKVQSGVYHMPSDLSPDAKDLISKILVVDPDKRLTTTEILNHSLITKYDRMGLTNRNYNNNLSMARDKSNSNLNFINNLSNVDILLQNPCDIDTSILSNLQILWHGESKHAIIDKLLQPNMNEEKLFYSLLLKYKQKNSKFFPGNTVPSTSANESLLPPPGISNRSNSPTIQNNAETPFELESADSSTNQNAPKLRQKSQFSLDNMSKSGNTSGTASRDNSENLSTDISDITYENTYDVTYENTLESSSQEVSGETSEGTGEISNESLESLKETNNLIKKSSNSGSNNTTDSDSDEINILIPNLPSIAPNFPASTPRSFKRVSSKVSIHSSTSFRATRSKSIVSSISKRNINNIVSPNGPSKPISPRKQYKARRTLQNSASKRSLYSLQSISKRSLNLNEFLVSDSKMFPTQDLPPLPTTLGSVNFEDLCDQILFGEGMKKITESPQDNKTSNGEDFTDVSSNISHGTITNAQEGYKTQNNIPVLKEEGVYVKEVRNIQPAFQFRNTSPDTHNQSKNDSYFSRSSSEQPSLASESMNLPSLHLDDPSYSEYAAEYTTGLSNIIKKNNINNDIFHTPTHELVENDELKIKKNNYVTKMEPSPISALNLQTTNNSHSSLDPKRSLSGNNNNSNNNNESLVTSLLHSSGVSRTNRNSFLQSIKEQDDDQWFTKIQNTQRERRNASLKVQKESRNLINSTPHMSTPLEDTNSNRFELDLNRQSVLAESSAIEHPLLKMPSSLLNSSMTFRNLTDLLGDTNSDEIISSTKRYSQLSSAVPLRKQSTKISLTPKSNLMRQVEGQPAPVENRISHLDPHLSDYSSISYANEMPSATYTAQYVKVSNGNNFNFQDVSIPSIDGISKSEESDIAKDDTHTAMNEIASVIAVNKDKSISDMRSSQALEMSQLPTNTNVTNTTTENGTINIFEDAPTDSSSMETGSSCSDYQGNIHKKAVSIDTLNTSNVILPETNVRVSLYLNNNSTANANLPRKTTEEILSKFQNSPEKPLIVQRNHSIQKRWSKVATNSNGKHLSLGISKSLMSMFKDLDEDQEDTSMINPNELLSQGIMQDLDKETSDICKTNGNIIEEGTDEYHDTDGNRNKNNRVTMLFEEENFVSATTSNNSMENKLNQLKNISMENTHNEDEDVSEQISIPAELLNKEKKNDNDISQFNDNKSRQVSGSKHPYQPVATEKETESNKKVIPKIVLNPSNNNNMKEHRKDDTNIEHKNNNQIPPPIPSIPAPPVRKAPLPPPTTKPPVPLTNNFTKSNTKSKETDTITKGSKNNNTTHAKKSNWFTKMFSGFGSNNNSNNNSSSMSSKQTVVLVKTHRTKLKFDNAHKLMLNEMEKQGIKHNKPKSHRSKNKLGLKSMKSSSTKVEYECEFIKGNFKFQIGIESNNDDMSLIIVKKKGKYTVDDEMVKIFAQLNEDINRVILETEMKHSSA